A segment of the Paracoccus stylophorae genome:
AGGCGATGCGGTGCGGATCATCTCGGTGCACCGCGCCCGAAAAGAGGAGATTAGCTACTATGAAGGCAAGTGAGTTCGACAAGAAATTCGATGCCGGTGGCCCCCACGTAGGACATCAAGGTTCTGATCGGAGAGTGGCGGAGCTACGCCGCTAGGCAAAAAGAGCTTCCAAAAAGCCCTGATGCCGCGTTTTTGGGTTTCTGCAAAATTTGGTTCAAAAGGCGCGGCCGCAATGGCTGGTAGCGTAAATACTCAATTACTCATTGCTCAAATATTCGGACCATAGATCTCGGGTGATGTCGGAGATCGAGCGACCCTCTTCGACGGCCTTCATCTTGATCCTGCGGTAAAGTGCTTCCTCGATTTCGGCATTCAGCCGCTTCTTCTTGCCGGACGCCTCGGTAACGTCGTGCAGGATGCGCTTGCGAGCCTCGTCACCACGGCTGGGGCGTTTCGCGGAAAGTGCCATCACGCGACCTCCCGCGCCGCAGCTGCAAGCATCACCAGGATCTCGTCGCTCAACGCCGTGGTTTCGGCCCTTGCCTTGGTATTGTCGGCATCGAATACACTCAGCCCTTCCGATGCCGTCTGCGGATAGACTTGGCGCTGGACGATCGTCGTGTCACAGACCGGCAAGGCGTAGTCGTCCAGCGCGGCCCGAACATCGTTGCCGAGCCGGGTTCCTTCCACGACGCGGGAGATCACAAACCCTGCGCGGGGCGATCCATCCGTGACCTCCTGACGTGCCTTGATGAACTCGACAAGGTCTGAGGCTGCCCAGATGTCATAGGGCGAAGGCTGGACCGGGATCAGAACGAAATCGCTCACCTTGATGCAGGCCGCGATCATGTCCTCCAGCTTCGCCGCGCCATCAATCACTACATAGTCGTAGTTGGTCGCCATGCTGGTCAGCGTCTTGATGTTGTTGGGACGGTCGAGCGCCACCAGCTCGATGGGGTTCTCTTCGCTGGCCGCGTGCCAGTCACGGGCGCTGCCTTGTGGGTCGCTGTCCACGATCAGGACCGAGTGGCCTTGTTCATGCAGCGACCTGGCCAGATTGGTGCTGATCGTGGTTTTGCCACTGCCGCCTTTTGGGTTCAGAACAGAAATTATGCTCACATCTCGCCTCATTTGTGTGTTTACTCAAAAGAGTATATGAGTATTTGAGGCAGAACAAGCGCGGCCAGAGGTGGCCTGCGAGCGCCATGCTCTTAGGATGGACCAGTGCTCCTATTCATGCCGATGATTGATGTTCCAAAACTTCTATCAGTCGCTGGGCGCAATCCCTCCATGTCCAGCCCGCAACGGTCTCACGGGCGCGTTCGGCAAACATCAGCCTTTCCGAAGTCCCCAACGCCGCGAAACGCTCTGCCGCATCTGCAAAAGCCTCAGCGGTTGGCGCGCAGAGATAGCCATTCTCGCCGGACCGTATAAGTTCTGGTGCCGCCCCGGCGCGCGTCGCCAGAACCGGAGTGCCACAAGACAATGCTTCGATGATGGGCAGGCCGAAGCCCTCTTCCAACGACAGAAAAAGCCATAGGTCGCACTGTTGATAAAGCGATGGAATCAGTTCCTGAGGTGGGCGATGATACGTTCTCAAACCTGGTCGCTCTTTCAGTTCAGCAGGCATTGGGCTGTTATGAAAAGCCAGAAGTTCGCACGGAAACCCACGGGTCGCCAAGGTATCTTGCAGATCAAATGCCAATCTAGAATTTTTTATCGCCTCCGACGCATAAACAAAACCCATAGTAAATACCAAGTTATTCCGCTCTAAACGGAACGAAAAGTGATCGGTATCCACCGCATTGTGTATTACCGCCTCGCTCAAACACCCATGGTTTTTGAAGACTTGCTGTTTTACCCATGCTGAAACAGCAATTTTACGAGTATCCATTTCGTAAGTAGCAGCAACTCTATTTGCGGGTGCCCAAGGAAACATTTCATAGCCTTGCATGAAGTGCACGACCCGTCCTTTGGACGGCGGCATCGCGCTCACCCATTCAAGCGTTTCCCACCATGTAGCAATCAGAAAGTCCGCATCTGGCAAATCCGAGGATCGCAGGGGACGATTGGATGGAACTAAACTAAAATTTTTCTCAACGCCTGAGAAATAGGTTTCTATAACCTCAAATGAAATATCCGGTTGCGTGCGGCCTCGTAACAAGTCTTGCAACCTTGGTGGCCTGGGCTTGCGAGCGACAACAGAAACCTGGTGACCAAGCCGCGCCAGCTCTAAGCTGTACTTGCCGATTACCCGAATGCCGCCAGCAAAAGACAGATTAGGCAAGATAAATGTAATTCGTGCCATGGTAAATTACTCTACCTCCAGGTCCCATATGGTTCAAAATATAAAATAGGCGTAGTGAAGTAAATACGATACTTTTAATTTTCTTTTCTTTTACCTGACGCCTCGATATTTGGCGACTTCGAAGCCGCTCAAAGCTTAATGGACCCGCTTATTCATTCAGGCGGTTGTGGCGGGGTCAAACAACCCAAAATGGTCCCCAACGCGGCAGATCGTAAAAGCATAGCCGTAGATCCCCGAAAGATGCCAATGCGATCAGGTAAGCACCCTGCGCGTTTGAATTGTATCCAGATCCTCGATCCGCTTACGCCCCGACGCCTCTCCATATTATTTCATCATGTACCGCGGCCATGATGAGAGCGGCGATGACCCGCATTGGTGGAGACCCAGCCGGGCGGTTGCTGTTGTCGGCCAGCCCATGCCAACGATCAATAATCCGATTCCGCGTCTTCTGCTGGCCCGCGGCGGCAACCCTCGTCTCCAGTACTGACACGAGGGGATCGGTCAGCGAGTGGCCTGAGTGAACCGCCCGTGCTGAAAACGTGCGCAGCCCCGAGCCTTGCGCCGGCCTTCTTCCGGTCAAGCCCAGCATCGGAACGGCCGCAGCCCCATACAAGAGCGCCCGCCTACCCAACCTGCCTTTACGGGCTTGGCCATCCTGGCCGGGAACTGGTCGCAGATCAGTCATTCGAACACATGCGCCTAGCCCTTGATCGTTGCCACCGCCCCTTTTACCGGGAATGCCGGTTTGTTATTCGTCTGGTCGTCCTGCTATGGCTCTCGCCTTGCCAATTGCAATCTGACCGCTGTTGCTTGGAAAGTCCACTTTTCCTGCTGTCAGCTCTGCAGGTGTCGTCACACTGTATACGCTGACAAATGAAGATCGTCCTCTTATCTGGGAACAGTCCGTCTCCAGTCCCATGCATCGCCGAGCGCCCATCATGCGGCTCTTGATACGACAGAGAGCCTGCCTTTGATGATTGTCTTCCAATATCCTTACGACAGGCTGAAATCGCTTTTTCAGGGCGATGGGTCACGCGCGCGGTCGATGCGGGCCACGATGCTGATGGCGGGTGCCTTCGGCGCCTCCAAGGTAATGCAGCTTGGCTCGAACCTTGTCCTGACCCGAATTCTGTTCCCAGAGGCGTTCGGTCTGATGACGCTTGTCTTCGTTTTCATCGGCGCCCTTCAGCTGCTGAGTGACGTGGGGGTGCAGCCCTCGATCATTCGATCTGCACGCGGCGATGCTCCGGAATTCCTTCAAACTGCATGGACGGTGATGGTGGTTCGCGGGGTCTGGATCACGGGTCTGGCGTTCGTTCTGGCTTGGCCCTACGCGCGCCTTTACGATCAGGACATCCTGTTTCCGCTGATCTGCATTGCTGCCCTTTCGACGGTCATACATGGCTTTTCGTCAATCGGGCGCAATATTCGTGAACGCGACATCGTCTTGGGTCGCGTCGTGTTGCTCGACCTACTCGGGCAGGGCGCGGCGATCAGCCTCACGGTCCTGTTCGCCTGGCTGACGCAATCCGTCTGGGGGCTTGCCATCGGCTCTGTCGCGGGCGCGATCGTCACTACCGCGCTCAGCCACGTCCTCATGCCATCGTCGAACAATCGCTTCCGCTGGGACCGCGACGTGCTGTCTGAGATAATGGTCTTCGGGCGCTGGATCCTGCTCGGAACCCTGCTCACCTACATGGGCGGAGAGGGTATCAGGGCGGTCAACGGCTATCTGGTCGATATAGACACGCTGGCCTTCCTCTACATGGCGAGCATGATTGGCGGGGTGCCGGGACAGTTGACGAGCAGGATTCTCTCAGGCGTTGCCTTCCCGATGCTGTCGCGCATCGTCCGCGAACGACCGGATGACCTAAAGCTGGCGGTACGCAAAATTCGCACGTTGCAGATCGTCTTCTCGCTTCCGCTTTTCTTCCTGCTTGCGATGACAGCCCAACCGCTGATCGAT
Coding sequences within it:
- a CDS encoding plasmid partition protein ParG: MALSAKRPSRGDEARKRILHDVTEASGKKKRLNAEIEEALYRRIKMKAVEEGRSISDITRDLWSEYLSNE
- the parA gene encoding ParA family partition ATPase is translated as MSIISVLNPKGGSGKTTISTNLARSLHEQGHSVLIVDSDPQGSARDWHAASEENPIELVALDRPNNIKTLTSMATNYDYVVIDGAAKLEDMIAACIKVSDFVLIPVQPSPYDIWAASDLVEFIKARQEVTDGSPRAGFVISRVVEGTRLGNDVRAALDDYALPVCDTTIVQRQVYPQTASEGLSVFDADNTKARAETTALSDEILVMLAAAAREVA
- a CDS encoding glycosyltransferase family 4 protein translates to MARITFILPNLSFAGGIRVIGKYSLELARLGHQVSVVARKPRPPRLQDLLRGRTQPDISFEVIETYFSGVEKNFSLVPSNRPLRSSDLPDADFLIATWWETLEWVSAMPPSKGRVVHFMQGYEMFPWAPANRVAATYEMDTRKIAVSAWVKQQVFKNHGCLSEAVIHNAVDTDHFSFRLERNNLVFTMGFVYASEAIKNSRLAFDLQDTLATRGFPCELLAFHNSPMPAELKERPGLRTYHRPPQELIPSLYQQCDLWLFLSLEEGFGLPIIEALSCGTPVLATRAGAAPELIRSGENGYLCAPTAEAFADAAERFAALGTSERLMFAERARETVAGWTWRDCAQRLIEVLEHQSSA
- a CDS encoding oligosaccharide flippase family protein, which translates into the protein MIVFQYPYDRLKSLFQGDGSRARSMRATMLMAGAFGASKVMQLGSNLVLTRILFPEAFGLMTLVFVFIGALQLLSDVGVQPSIIRSARGDAPEFLQTAWTVMVVRGVWITGLAFVLAWPYARLYDQDILFPLICIAALSTVIHGFSSIGRNIRERDIVLGRVVLLDLLGQGAAISLTVLFAWLTQSVWGLAIGSVAGAIVTTALSHVLMPSSNNRFRWDRDVLSEIMVFGRWILLGTLLTYMGGEGIRAVNGYLVDIDTLAFLYMASMIGGVPGQLTSRILSGVAFPMLSRIVRERPDDLKLAVRKIRTLQIVFSLPLFFLLAMTAQPLIDFLYDTRYAPAGTFLAVLALNGAVAALPAAYLNALLSLGESRIHALLMGVASTLKIAGTICGFYLGGPVGMVLGVGLAELGVFCLSFAFARQRGFDSLQLDLACLLVLSGAYAYILPTINWAI